A genomic stretch from Colwellia sp. Arc7-635 includes:
- a CDS encoding GNAT family N-acetyltransferase, whose protein sequence is MTLMKDNEQVTSNIQWQLITTFDDLSALAQQWQTLAQQSSTATPFSSPQWLLTWYRTYWQSNWKLMTLAGYIDNNLVAILPCYVQNSLQWPHLKVLHPLGQGEVEEAEVSSEYCDAIIAKRFEATVLPELQKKLAALDIDKILWGAALQSSHIKGLLETVFKYTAVTTHSRYCIERSKWTLQSLSKNTRARYKRSNNQLKKINATYHWVDEKEHERYTNLLIEYHQSLWKSRGNKGAFAHEDFKRFHEKYRTKSTIKISAITVANTPIAINYYFFDDTTLYFYQCGWDSEGYANFSLGLSLHLWSIENCDYEYYDFMMGELKNSYKEKFDAHREPMANLEIKVNPKKVFLHKLVHKVFSLTA, encoded by the coding sequence ATGACTTTGATGAAAGACAATGAACAAGTGACTAGCAATATTCAGTGGCAATTAATTACGACTTTTGATGACTTAAGTGCCCTTGCGCAGCAGTGGCAAACATTAGCGCAGCAGTCTTCAACCGCGACTCCATTCTCTTCTCCTCAATGGCTGTTAACTTGGTACCGTACTTATTGGCAAAGTAATTGGAAGTTAATGACGTTAGCGGGTTACATTGACAACAACTTAGTCGCTATATTGCCTTGTTACGTCCAAAATTCATTACAGTGGCCGCACTTGAAAGTGCTGCACCCTTTAGGGCAAGGGGAAGTAGAAGAAGCAGAAGTTTCATCAGAATATTGTGACGCTATAATAGCAAAAAGATTTGAAGCAACAGTTTTACCCGAACTGCAAAAGAAATTAGCAGCACTCGATATAGATAAAATTCTTTGGGGTGCTGCTTTACAAAGTAGTCACATTAAAGGGCTATTAGAAACAGTTTTCAAATATACCGCAGTGACAACCCATAGCCGATATTGTATTGAACGCTCAAAGTGGACACTACAAAGCTTAAGCAAGAATACCCGTGCTCGATATAAACGATCAAATAATCAATTAAAAAAAATCAATGCGACTTATCATTGGGTTGATGAGAAAGAGCACGAACGTTATACCAATTTACTTATTGAATATCATCAAAGCCTGTGGAAAAGCAGAGGTAACAAGGGTGCCTTCGCGCACGAAGACTTTAAGCGTTTTCATGAGAAATACAGAACTAAAAGCACCATAAAAATAAGCGCCATTACCGTTGCTAATACGCCAATTGCGATTAACTATTATTTTTTCGATGATACTACGCTGTATTTCTATCAATGTGGTTGGGACAGTGAGGGCTATGCAAATTTTTCATTAGGTTTATCTTTACACCTGTGGAGTATCGAAAATTGCGATTACGAGTATTATGATTTTATGATGGGAGAGCTAAAAAATAGTTATAAAGAAAAATTTGATGCTCATCGGGAGCCTATGGCCAATCTAGAGATTAAGGTAAACCCTAAAAAAGTCTTTCTACATAAATTAGTACATAAAGTTTTTTCTTTAACAGCATAA
- a CDS encoding endonuclease/exonuclease/phosphatase family protein, which yields MINKVIKLLYWVALFITLAVAITIFAPKTEHLILWQYVILFSPRYSYLFLCLFLLAVSHKLSKIQRYSLPLFFLVGYFYIDIQINFSEGTLDDKNAITLVTANLGEGSKQPKIEALIKFYNPDILLLQEAGHLAALKVFKEYPFRDCKGNLCFISKYKFTNKEYLDSAMFSGYGKWAAFYEIELNKTKVNIANIHFPSVRKVFNNFNEVNNVHENRIIAAGIINDWASTKSNVIIAGDFNMSVSDSLYRQKFSSYKNAISSVGHGFNTTVDYKYRGFSVPGIRVDHILLSKEFNIEKARVLETLGGDHYPVLSKVSFNGH from the coding sequence ATGATAAATAAAGTAATTAAATTACTGTACTGGGTTGCTTTATTCATAACGCTTGCCGTTGCTATTACAATTTTTGCGCCTAAAACCGAACATTTAATATTATGGCAATATGTTATTTTGTTTTCACCGCGATACAGCTATTTATTCCTATGTTTATTTTTACTAGCAGTTTCGCACAAACTATCAAAAATCCAGCGCTATTCTTTACCTTTGTTCTTTCTAGTCGGTTACTTCTATATCGATATTCAAATCAATTTCAGCGAAGGTACTCTTGACGATAAAAATGCGATAACACTGGTGACCGCTAACCTTGGTGAAGGCTCTAAACAGCCAAAAATTGAAGCCTTAATAAAATTTTACAATCCAGATATACTTTTATTACAAGAAGCAGGACATTTAGCGGCACTCAAAGTATTTAAAGAATATCCCTTTAGAGATTGCAAAGGTAACTTGTGCTTTATTAGTAAATATAAATTCACCAATAAAGAATACTTGGATAGTGCTATGTTCAGTGGCTATGGAAAATGGGCCGCTTTTTATGAAATAGAGCTAAATAAGACAAAAGTGAACATTGCCAATATCCATTTTCCATCAGTCAGAAAAGTTTTTAACAACTTTAATGAAGTAAATAATGTTCATGAAAATCGCATTATTGCAGCAGGTATAATTAATGATTGGGCATCAACTAAAAGCAACGTAATTATTGCAGGTGACTTTAACATGAGTGTTTCTGATAGTTTATATAGACAAAAGTTTTCATCATATAAAAATGCTATTTCTAGCGTTGGTCATGGCTTTAATACGACGGTTGACTATAAATATAGAGGCTTTAGTGTGCCTGGCATTAGAGTTGATCATATATTACTGTCGAAAGAATTTAATATCGAAAAGGCAAGAGTATTAGAAACATTGGGCGGCGATCATTACCCTGTTTTATCAAAAGTATCATTCAACGGACATTGA
- the xrt gene encoding exosortase, protein MTNNTDTLSLEKNTLKPTFGLMLIFVLFAFLNIPVLKTIWENSFDDGTYSHAYLIPIISIYLYYNLAKIGQLRYREQVSVLTVILMIASAALLFIMSSAQISLGYWAATLAILLSSIMLIYRTNWQLIFPTLFLAFLMPGWGLLTATLQKVSTSAVTFLMSYSGIPTFVEGNFVTIPAGVFEIAGGCSGLRYLIVSLAISSLFSFLYIKNTKKALLFFTVAILGALLTNWIRITALILIGEYTDMQSDLMTDHNVFGWYLYIPFMFLLFMWGNKLADHDLLSDTVINVASPSSVYPARVNTVILFVAIIISSTALKSLFLNDLPSSGEISEIKPIIKRYTTVEQISSNTANTPDIYLKYFFNGTLGNGKPTAHDNIYIPLGWHEIGEEIIGDWNYITIAKQNRVALIRYSFDINNQKTAYAGAFKKQRIKAALSGQSETYLHWQYSHCSNNCISEKLRFNKLINN, encoded by the coding sequence ATGACGAATAATACTGATACACTTTCTTTAGAAAAAAACACACTTAAGCCCACTTTTGGACTCATGCTTATTTTTGTATTGTTTGCTTTTTTGAACATCCCTGTTTTAAAAACAATATGGGAAAACAGTTTCGACGACGGCACCTATTCACACGCATACCTTATCCCTATTATCTCAATATATTTATATTATAATTTGGCTAAGATTGGTCAACTGAGATATCGCGAGCAGGTATCAGTGCTAACCGTAATACTCATGATTGCTAGTGCTGCGTTGCTCTTTATTATGTCGTCTGCACAAATTAGTCTCGGTTATTGGGCGGCAACATTAGCTATTTTATTATCAAGTATCATGCTGATATACCGTACAAATTGGCAGCTAATATTTCCGACGCTGTTCCTTGCCTTCCTAATGCCAGGCTGGGGGCTGCTAACCGCCACATTACAAAAAGTTTCAACAAGTGCAGTAACTTTTTTAATGAGCTATAGCGGCATACCCACTTTTGTAGAAGGTAACTTTGTCACTATTCCTGCAGGAGTTTTTGAAATTGCAGGCGGCTGCAGTGGCCTAAGGTACTTAATAGTTTCGCTCGCCATTAGCTCATTATTCAGTTTTCTTTATATTAAGAACACCAAAAAAGCATTGCTGTTTTTTACTGTTGCTATCTTAGGCGCTTTACTTACTAATTGGATCAGAATTACCGCATTAATCCTTATTGGTGAATATACCGACATGCAAAGTGACTTAATGACTGATCATAATGTTTTCGGATGGTATTTATATATTCCCTTTATGTTTTTATTGTTTATGTGGGGTAATAAATTAGCTGATCACGACTTGTTGTCAGACACGGTTATTAATGTAGCATCGCCAAGCAGTGTTTATCCTGCACGAGTGAATACTGTGATCTTATTCGTCGCTATTATCATTTCATCAACAGCACTAAAATCATTATTTCTAAACGACTTACCATCAAGCGGTGAAATATCGGAAATTAAACCGATCATTAAACGCTATACCACTGTAGAGCAAATATCATCGAACACCGCTAACACGCCTGACATTTACTTAAAGTACTTTTTCAATGGTACGTTAGGTAATGGTAAACCAACGGCTCATGACAATATTTATATACCACTCGGCTGGCATGAGATTGGTGAAGAAATTATAGGTGATTGGAACTACATCACTATCGCAAAACAAAATAGAGTTGCATTAATACGCTACAGTTTTGATATTAATAATCAAAAAACCGCTTATGCTGGGGCCTTTAAAAAACAACGTATTAAAGCAGCATTATCTGGTCAGAGTGAAACGTATTTACACTGGCAATATAGTCATTGCTCAAATAATTGTATTTCAGAAAAATTACGATTCAACAAGCTGATAAATAACTAA